A region from the Triticum aestivum cultivar Chinese Spring chromosome 3D, IWGSC CS RefSeq v2.1, whole genome shotgun sequence genome encodes:
- the LOC123079219 gene encoding DNA polymerase eta isoform X1: protein MPVARPEPQEPRVIAHLDLDCFYVQVEQRRNPALRGQPTAVVQYNDWKGGGLIAVSYEARKFGVKRSMRGDEAKNVCPGINLVQVPVSRDKADLNVYRNAGSEVVAILSTKGKCERASIDEVYLDLTDAAKEMLLESPPESSEFTFEEATKSNILDLPSDVGDREENVKAWLCRADANYQDKLLACGAVLVAQLRVKVLEETQFTCSAGIAHNKMLAKLVSGMHKPAQQTVVPSSSVQDFLASLPVKKMKQLGGKLGSSLQDDLGVKTVGDLLGFTEEKLQEYYGVNTGTWLWKTARGFSGEEVEDRLLPKSHGCGKTFPGPKALKNHSSVKSWLDKLCEELSERIQSDLSCNKRVAQTLTLHARASKENECNSMKKFPSKSCPLRYGTGKIQEDAMKLFESGLHDFWGSRSARWSITSLSVTASKIFDIPSGTNSILKYIKGPSSNASTAILDSSSTPELTPFVGNVTQLNIADFHEEQCEPSSIKEECDNSISATQCRLIEGKGAPKKLSKVQGTGSILKFLSQSQPAQHEKRNFDGLICSHQGPESSSGASVAEQHGRDNINTAVDHSSGSGDTWMLNVEDIDPDVVGELPLEIQREIQGWIRPSKQATPKKRGSTISSYFSPARR, encoded by the exons ATGCCGGTGGCAAGGCCGGAGCCGCAGGAGCCGCGGGTGATCGCCCACCTCGACCTCGACTGCTTCTACGTCCAAG tggagcagaggaggaaccCGGCGCTCAGGGGGCAGCCGACGGCCGTGGTGCAGTACAACGACTGGAAAGGCGGCGGCCTGATCGCGGTGAGCTACGAGGCCCGCAAGTTCGGCGTCAAGAG GTCTATGCGTGGGGATGAGGCCAAGAATGTCTGCCCAGGTATAAACCTGGTCCAGGTTCCCGTGTCCCGTGACAAGGCCGACCTCAATGTGTACCGAAATGCCGGCTCCGAG GTCGTAGCGATTCTTTCGACCAAGGGGAAGTGTGAGCGAGCATCCATTGACGAAGTCTATCTCGACCTTACTGATGCAGCCAAGGAAATGCTTTTGGAATCCCCTCCGGAGTCGTCCGAGTTTACTTTTGAGGAGGCCACAAAGTCAAATATCCTAGACCTTCCTTCT GATGTCGGTGACAGGGAAGAGAACGTGAAGGCATGGCTTTGTCGCGCAGATGCCAACTACCAGGATAAGTTGCTGGCATGCGGAGCTGTACTTGTTGCACAGCTACGAGTAAAAGTTCTGGAGGAAACCCAATTCACGTGTTCTGCTGGCATTGCTCACAATAAG ATGTTAGCTAAACTTGTCAGCGGGATGCACAAACCTGCTCAACAAACAGTTGTTCCATCTTCATCGGTTCAAGACTTTCTAGCATCACTGCCTGTGAAGAAGAT GAAACAACTTGGTGGTAAGCTTGGGAGCTCCTTGCAGGACGATCTGGGGGTCAAGACAGTTGGGGATCTTCTAGGTTTTACAGAAGAGAAATTACAGGAGTACTATGGAGTAAATACAGG AACGTGGTTATGGAAGACTGCAAGAGGTTTTAGCGGAGAAGAAGTTGAGGACCGTCTTCTACCAAAGAGCCATGGTTGTGGAAAAACATTTCCTGGCCCAAAAGCATTGAAGAATCATTCTTCT GTTAAGAGCTGGCTGGATAAACTTTGTGAAGAATTGAGCGAGCGGATTCAGTCTGACTTGAGCTGCAACAAGAGAGTTGCTCAAACATTAACTCTCCACGCTAGGGCATCTAAG GAAAATGAGTGTAATTCAATGAAGAAATTCCCTTCCAAATCTTGTCCATTACGCTATGGGACTGGCAAAATTCAAGAAGATGCAATGAAGCTATTCGAATCTGGCCTTCATGATTTTTGGGGTTCTCGGAGTGCTAGATGGAGTATAACATCTCTTTCTGTTACAGCAAGCAAAATATTTGATATACCAAGT GGAACGAACTCAATCTTGAAATATATCAAAGGCCCAAGTTCCAATGCATCTACGGCTATCCTTGATTCTTCCTCTACACCTGAGTTAACACCATTTGTTGGTAATGTTACTCAGTTGAATATTGCAGACT TTCATGAGGAACAGTGTGAACCATCATCTATAAAGGAAGAATGTGACAATAGTATTTCAGCCACACAATGTCGTCTGATTGAAGGAAAAGGTGCGCCGAAGAAATTATCGAAAGTTCAG GGAACTGGGTCTATTTTGAAGTTTCTTTCACAAAGTCAACCTGCCCAGCATGAGAAAAGAAACTTTGACGGCTTAATTTGCAGCCATCAAG GCCCGGAGAGTTCTTCAGGAGCAAGCGTGGCTGAACAACATGGTAGGGACAATATTAACACGGCCGTCGACCACTCTTCCGGTTCCGGTGACAcatggatgctcaatgttgaagacattgaTCCGGACGTAGTAGGGGAACTGCCGCTGgagattcaaagagaaatacaGGGCTGGATCCGTCCTTCGAAACAGGCAACCCCAAAGAAGCGAGGTTCCACCATCTCTTCTTACTTTTCACCGGCAAGAAGGTGA
- the LOC123079220 gene encoding uncharacterized protein, giving the protein MVSWSDDSEESGYEYSSGGSPIKIPATIEDPNYSGVDDEVMVMCEHGQPAKRHVCFEGISTGRRFIACGLDEASSCGVVHWVDEEWPKHLQNALHKLWLLYEDCQRANRMACLEHSSLVHNLTSQKNKLQETYEKLVEDVNNLLDTQDNIPKENEVQQGEHEEITPPLDNNISALKEQLGAMDAENKELKQKVDQLKSIQVAQGNVIRNLKFAHLKEKGKLSTERRNLEFHIADLVKASDKNKRKLKDIKDICDEE; this is encoded by the exons atggtttCGTGGAGCGACGACAGCGAGGAATCGGGCTACGAGTACTCTTCAGGCGGCTCCCCTATCAAG ATCCCGGCTACAATCGAGGACCCGAACTACTCTGGTGTTGATGATGAGGTGATGGTGATGTGTGAGCATGGCCAGCCGGCGAAGAGGCATGTTTGCTTCGAAGGGATTAGCACTGGGAGGAGGTTCATTGCCTGTGGACTTGAT GAAGCAAGCAGTTGTGGTGTTGTTCATTGGGTAGATGAGGAGTGGCCAAAGCATCTGCAGAATGCTCTTCACAAACTATGGCTTTTGTATGAGGATTGCCAGCGTGCTAATAGGATGGCATGTCTGGAACATTCATCACTTGTCCACAATCTCACATCACAGAAGAACAAGCTACAGGAGACTTATGAGAAGCTTGTTGAGGATGTGAACAACCTACTTGATACCCAGGACAATATTCCCAAGGAAAATGAAGTCCAACAAGGTGAACATGAGGAGATCACTCCTCCTTTGGACAACAATATTTCAGCTTTGAAGGAACAGCTGGGTGCAATGGATGCTGAGAACAAAGAACTGAAGCAAAAGGTTGACCAGTTGAAGAGCATTCAGGTTGCCCAAGGTAATGTGATTAGGAATCTGAAGTTTGCTCATTTGAAGGAGAAGGGAAAGTTGAGCACTGAGAGGAGGAATTTGGAGTTTCACATTGCTGATCTTGTCAAAGCTAGTGACAAGAACAAGAGAAAGCTGAAGGACATCAAGGATATTTGCGATGAAGAGTGA
- the LOC123079219 gene encoding DNA polymerase eta isoform X2 — protein sequence MPVARPEPQEPRVIAHLDLDCFYVQVEQRRNPALRGQPTAVVQYNDWKGGGLIAVSYEARKFGVKRSMRGDEAKNVCPGINLVQVPVSRDKADLNVYRNAGSEVVAILSTKGKCERASIDEVYLDLTDAAKEMLLESPPESSEFTFEEATKSNILDLPSDVGDREENVKAWLCRADANYQDKLLACGAVLVAQLRVKVLEETQFTCSAGIAHNKMLAKLVSGMHKPAQQTVVPSSSVQDFLASLPVKKMKQLGGKLGSSLQDDLGVKTVGDLLGFTEEKLQEYYGVNTGTWLWKTARGFSGEEVEDRLLPKSHGCGKTFPGPKALKNHSSVKSWLDKLCEELSERIQSDLSCNKRVAQTLTLHARASKENECNSMKKFPSKSCPLRYGTGKIQEDAMKLFESGLHDFWGSRSARWSITSLSVTASKIFDIPSGTNSILKYIKGPSSNASTAILDSSSTPELTPFVVHEEQCEPSSIKEECDNSISATQCRLIEGKGAPKKLSKVQGTGSILKFLSQSQPAQHEKRNFDGLICSHQGPESSSGASVAEQHGRDNINTAVDHSSGSGDTWMLNVEDIDPDVVGELPLEIQREIQGWIRPSKQATPKKRGSTISSYFSPARR from the exons ATGCCGGTGGCAAGGCCGGAGCCGCAGGAGCCGCGGGTGATCGCCCACCTCGACCTCGACTGCTTCTACGTCCAAG tggagcagaggaggaaccCGGCGCTCAGGGGGCAGCCGACGGCCGTGGTGCAGTACAACGACTGGAAAGGCGGCGGCCTGATCGCGGTGAGCTACGAGGCCCGCAAGTTCGGCGTCAAGAG GTCTATGCGTGGGGATGAGGCCAAGAATGTCTGCCCAGGTATAAACCTGGTCCAGGTTCCCGTGTCCCGTGACAAGGCCGACCTCAATGTGTACCGAAATGCCGGCTCCGAG GTCGTAGCGATTCTTTCGACCAAGGGGAAGTGTGAGCGAGCATCCATTGACGAAGTCTATCTCGACCTTACTGATGCAGCCAAGGAAATGCTTTTGGAATCCCCTCCGGAGTCGTCCGAGTTTACTTTTGAGGAGGCCACAAAGTCAAATATCCTAGACCTTCCTTCT GATGTCGGTGACAGGGAAGAGAACGTGAAGGCATGGCTTTGTCGCGCAGATGCCAACTACCAGGATAAGTTGCTGGCATGCGGAGCTGTACTTGTTGCACAGCTACGAGTAAAAGTTCTGGAGGAAACCCAATTCACGTGTTCTGCTGGCATTGCTCACAATAAG ATGTTAGCTAAACTTGTCAGCGGGATGCACAAACCTGCTCAACAAACAGTTGTTCCATCTTCATCGGTTCAAGACTTTCTAGCATCACTGCCTGTGAAGAAGAT GAAACAACTTGGTGGTAAGCTTGGGAGCTCCTTGCAGGACGATCTGGGGGTCAAGACAGTTGGGGATCTTCTAGGTTTTACAGAAGAGAAATTACAGGAGTACTATGGAGTAAATACAGG AACGTGGTTATGGAAGACTGCAAGAGGTTTTAGCGGAGAAGAAGTTGAGGACCGTCTTCTACCAAAGAGCCATGGTTGTGGAAAAACATTTCCTGGCCCAAAAGCATTGAAGAATCATTCTTCT GTTAAGAGCTGGCTGGATAAACTTTGTGAAGAATTGAGCGAGCGGATTCAGTCTGACTTGAGCTGCAACAAGAGAGTTGCTCAAACATTAACTCTCCACGCTAGGGCATCTAAG GAAAATGAGTGTAATTCAATGAAGAAATTCCCTTCCAAATCTTGTCCATTACGCTATGGGACTGGCAAAATTCAAGAAGATGCAATGAAGCTATTCGAATCTGGCCTTCATGATTTTTGGGGTTCTCGGAGTGCTAGATGGAGTATAACATCTCTTTCTGTTACAGCAAGCAAAATATTTGATATACCAAGT GGAACGAACTCAATCTTGAAATATATCAAAGGCCCAAGTTCCAATGCATCTACGGCTATCCTTGATTCTTCCTCTACACCTGAGTTAACACCATTTGTTG TTCATGAGGAACAGTGTGAACCATCATCTATAAAGGAAGAATGTGACAATAGTATTTCAGCCACACAATGTCGTCTGATTGAAGGAAAAGGTGCGCCGAAGAAATTATCGAAAGTTCAG GGAACTGGGTCTATTTTGAAGTTTCTTTCACAAAGTCAACCTGCCCAGCATGAGAAAAGAAACTTTGACGGCTTAATTTGCAGCCATCAAG GCCCGGAGAGTTCTTCAGGAGCAAGCGTGGCTGAACAACATGGTAGGGACAATATTAACACGGCCGTCGACCACTCTTCCGGTTCCGGTGACAcatggatgctcaatgttgaagacattgaTCCGGACGTAGTAGGGGAACTGCCGCTGgagattcaaagagaaatacaGGGCTGGATCCGTCCTTCGAAACAGGCAACCCCAAAGAAGCGAGGTTCCACCATCTCTTCTTACTTTTCACCGGCAAGAAGGTGA